A stretch of the Amycolatopsis sp. BJA-103 genome encodes the following:
- a CDS encoding TOMM precursor leader peptide-binding protein: MNLREPDLRSIILPEFPALLPGLDVLERGNGEIQIGLDPAHAVVIAGVATEVARALRELDGKQAADDIVLAQSEHDEQLRDLMTDLTARGLLTDAGQSRQQPRPRLETGLWSLRARHHQAAMTARRKHTAVAIHGDGRLAVAIAVLLANGGIGHIDIRASGTVLERDLGSGYTEAEIGMPRREAMAQVVHRAGAETSTTRLYSDRQPELVLLTDAVVPAPEVVDELVRDGVSHLPVRVRDGVGIVGPLVVPGRSSCLRCADLHRAGLDESWPRVASQLAGRVQRPDLGAVQACAALAAAQALRLLSPSDQAPPSWNATMEIDFFDGTIRHRDWPPHSGCGCGAR, translated from the coding sequence ATGAACCTTCGCGAACCGGATCTGCGATCGATCATCCTGCCGGAGTTCCCCGCCCTGCTTCCCGGCCTGGATGTGCTGGAACGCGGAAACGGTGAGATCCAGATCGGCCTGGACCCCGCCCACGCCGTGGTGATCGCCGGAGTCGCCACCGAGGTGGCGCGAGCGCTCCGCGAGCTGGACGGGAAACAGGCCGCCGACGACATCGTGCTCGCGCAGAGCGAACACGACGAGCAGCTGCGGGACCTGATGACGGACCTGACGGCGCGCGGGCTCTTGACCGATGCCGGGCAGTCTCGACAGCAGCCGAGACCGAGGCTGGAAACGGGGCTGTGGTCCCTCCGGGCCCGCCACCACCAAGCGGCCATGACGGCGCGCCGCAAACACACCGCGGTGGCGATCCACGGCGACGGCCGACTGGCCGTGGCCATCGCCGTCCTGCTCGCGAACGGCGGAATCGGGCACATCGACATCCGGGCGTCGGGCACGGTGCTCGAACGTGACCTGGGTTCGGGCTACACCGAGGCCGAAATCGGCATGCCCCGCCGGGAGGCGATGGCACAGGTGGTGCACCGGGCCGGGGCGGAAACGTCGACCACCCGGCTCTACTCGGACCGTCAGCCGGAACTCGTGCTGCTCACCGACGCCGTGGTGCCCGCTCCCGAAGTGGTCGACGAGCTCGTCCGAGACGGCGTCAGCCACCTTCCGGTGCGCGTCCGGGACGGCGTCGGCATCGTCGGGCCGCTGGTGGTGCCCGGCCGCAGCAGCTGCCTGCGCTGCGCAGACCTGCACCGCGCCGGTCTCGACGAGTCCTGGCCCAGGGTGGCGAGCCAGCTCGCCGGACGCGTGCAACGGCCGGACCTCGGCGCCGTGCAAGCGTGCGCCGCACTGGCCGCCGCACAGGCACTCCGCCTTCTCTCGCCGAGCGACCAGGCACCGCCCTCGTGGAACGCCACCATGGAAATCGACTTCTTCGACGGCACGATCCGCCATCGCGACTGGCCGCCGCATTCCGGATGCGGATGCGGCGCTCGCTGA
- a CDS encoding M48 metallopeptidase family protein: protein MRGRDTTNPSDTPEHKVEVRRSQRRHRTVTAYWDEDTLVVLIPARMTRAEEKHWVAEMQRKLLRKGPRQAAPPKASDEALLARCAVLSAKYLDGKAIPASVRWVPPMRTRWASCTPVDATIRVSDRLRRVPAWVLDYVLVHELAHLKEPGHNAAFWELVRRYPKTERAIGYLEGLSSAAGWGIATED from the coding sequence TTGAGGGGCCGGGACACGACGAATCCGTCGGACACTCCCGAACACAAGGTCGAGGTACGGCGTAGCCAGCGCCGCCACCGGACCGTCACCGCGTACTGGGACGAGGACACCCTCGTCGTGCTGATCCCCGCCCGGATGACCCGGGCCGAGGAGAAGCACTGGGTAGCCGAGATGCAGCGCAAGCTGTTACGCAAGGGCCCGAGGCAGGCCGCTCCGCCAAAGGCCTCTGACGAGGCGCTGCTGGCGCGCTGCGCCGTGCTCTCGGCGAAGTATCTGGACGGAAAGGCGATACCCGCGAGCGTTCGCTGGGTGCCGCCGATGCGCACGAGGTGGGCGTCCTGCACGCCGGTCGACGCGACGATCAGGGTCAGTGATCGCCTGCGCCGGGTGCCGGCCTGGGTGCTGGACTACGTCCTCGTGCACGAACTCGCGCATTTGAAGGAACCAGGGCACAACGCGGCGTTCTGGGAGCTCGTTCGCCGTTATCCCAAGACCGAGCGCGCCATCGGCTATCTGGAGGGCCTGTCCTCCGCCGCCGGATGGGGCATCGCGACGGAGGACTGA
- a CDS encoding zinc-dependent metalloprotease, with amino-acid sequence MSKPPFGFGPPDPDKRGENEPSDSGGQPSGAEAFNQLGQMLSQLGQMLSQAGSSTGPVNYDLAKQIALQNLSSSDSDVQLGFSSSSGGDSSTAVRDAAHLAELWLDAATILPAGATTTVAWSARTWVEKTLPTWQRLCDPVAQQVSGAWVQALPEEAKQAAGPLLSMMGQMGGMAFGSQLGNALAQLASEVLTSTEVGLPLGPAATSALLPANIEKFTEGLELPTSEVLVFIAAREAAHQRLFAHVPWLRQRLLATVEEFASGISVDTSALEQLAGQIDPSNPASIEEAMSSGLLEPQTSPEQKAALNRLETLLALVEGWVDVVVAEAIGDRLPGADALRETLRRRRATGGPAEQTFATLVGLELRPRRMRAASALWKLVGDQHGIEKRDGLWSHPDLMPTAEDLDEPLDFAERLGDGESTLEGIDPIAEIERAEREKNKPKDDEDKS; translated from the coding sequence ATGAGCAAACCCCCGTTCGGCTTCGGACCGCCCGATCCCGACAAACGAGGCGAGAACGAGCCGTCGGACTCCGGCGGCCAGCCCTCCGGCGCCGAGGCCTTCAATCAGCTCGGTCAGATGCTCAGCCAGCTGGGCCAGATGCTCAGCCAGGCCGGCAGCTCGACCGGGCCGGTCAACTACGACCTGGCGAAACAGATCGCGCTGCAGAACCTCAGCAGCAGCGACAGTGACGTCCAGCTCGGCTTCTCGTCGTCCAGCGGCGGAGACTCGAGTACGGCCGTCCGTGACGCCGCCCACCTGGCAGAGCTGTGGCTCGACGCAGCGACGATCCTGCCCGCCGGTGCCACGACGACAGTCGCCTGGTCCGCGCGCACCTGGGTCGAGAAGACACTGCCCACCTGGCAGCGCCTCTGCGACCCCGTCGCCCAGCAGGTCTCAGGCGCCTGGGTGCAAGCCCTGCCCGAGGAGGCCAAACAGGCCGCCGGACCGCTTCTGTCGATGATGGGGCAGATGGGCGGGATGGCCTTCGGCTCCCAGCTCGGTAATGCCCTGGCTCAGTTGGCTTCCGAAGTGCTCACCTCCACCGAGGTCGGTCTTCCGCTCGGCCCCGCGGCCACCTCCGCGCTCCTGCCGGCGAACATCGAGAAGTTCACCGAGGGCCTGGAGCTGCCGACCAGCGAGGTGCTGGTCTTCATCGCCGCGCGCGAGGCCGCCCACCAACGGCTGTTCGCCCACGTTCCCTGGCTGCGGCAGCGTCTGCTGGCCACCGTCGAGGAGTTCGCGAGCGGTATCTCCGTCGACACCTCTGCGCTGGAACAGCTCGCGGGCCAGATCGACCCGTCGAACCCCGCCAGTATCGAAGAGGCCATGTCCTCCGGCTTGCTCGAGCCGCAGACCTCGCCCGAGCAGAAGGCGGCACTGAACCGGCTGGAGACCCTGCTCGCGCTGGTCGAAGGCTGGGTCGACGTCGTGGTCGCCGAGGCCATCGGAGACCGTCTCCCGGGCGCGGACGCGCTTCGCGAGACGCTGCGGCGCCGCCGGGCCACGGGTGGCCCGGCCGAGCAGACCTTCGCCACCTTGGTCGGGCTCGAGCTCCGGCCCAGGCGGATGCGTGCGGCCTCCGCGTTGTGGAAGCTGGTCGGCGACCAGCACGGCATCGAGAAGCGGGACGGCCTTTGGTCCCACCCCGACCTGATGCCGACCGCCGAGGACCTCGACGAGCCGCTCGACTTCGCGGAGCGTCTCGGCGATGGCGAGTCGACCCTCGAAGGCATCGACCCGATCGCCGAGATCGAGCGCGCCGAGCGTGAGAAGAACAAGCCCAAGGACGACGAAGACAAGAGCTGA
- a CDS encoding YlbL family protein, protein MLVSGALFVAFALVGFFIPVPYVAISPGPTYDTLGKDAAGQSVIQVNGHEMFQTSGELRMTTVSLRDGGITLFNALGLWASGRYALAPREEYFKPGETNEQVRQENIQQLQDSQTAAQVAALRRKFPVKVLAKTIVSGSPADKVLAPGDRLLVVNGKTVTEATEVRAALNGTKPGQTVQITFKSDGQAERTVPLTLAQRPDGPEGFMGLTAVDRADVPFDVKISLQDVGGPSAGLMFALAIVDKMEPGDLAGGRHIAGTGEISEKGVVGAIGGISFKVVGAREAGATDFLVPAHNCAEAKTAAPDGLNLIKVATLDEAIAQLENLKAGRPTASC, encoded by the coding sequence TTGCTGGTCAGCGGCGCGTTGTTCGTCGCCTTCGCGCTGGTCGGGTTCTTCATCCCGGTGCCGTACGTGGCGATCAGTCCCGGCCCGACCTACGACACCTTGGGCAAGGACGCCGCCGGGCAGTCGGTGATCCAGGTCAACGGGCACGAGATGTTCCAGACCTCCGGTGAGCTGCGGATGACGACGGTCTCGCTGCGCGATGGCGGCATCACGCTGTTCAACGCGCTCGGGCTCTGGGCGAGCGGCCGGTACGCGCTGGCGCCGCGCGAGGAGTACTTCAAGCCGGGTGAGACCAACGAGCAGGTCCGCCAGGAGAACATCCAGCAGCTGCAGGACTCGCAGACCGCCGCTCAGGTCGCCGCGCTGCGCCGCAAGTTCCCGGTGAAGGTGCTCGCGAAGACGATCGTCTCCGGCAGCCCGGCGGACAAGGTGCTCGCCCCCGGGGACCGGTTGCTGGTGGTCAACGGGAAGACGGTCACCGAGGCGACCGAGGTGCGGGCCGCGCTGAACGGGACGAAGCCCGGGCAGACCGTCCAGATCACCTTCAAATCCGACGGGCAGGCCGAGCGCACCGTGCCGCTCACGCTCGCGCAGCGGCCCGACGGCCCGGAAGGCTTCATGGGCCTGACCGCGGTGGACCGCGCCGATGTCCCCTTCGACGTGAAGATCTCGCTGCAGGACGTCGGTGGCCCGTCGGCGGGCCTGATGTTCGCGCTCGCGATCGTCGACAAGATGGAGCCCGGCGACCTCGCCGGTGGCAGGCATATCGCCGGGACGGGCGAGATCTCGGAGAAGGGCGTCGTCGGGGCGATCGGCGGCATCTCGTTCAAGGTGGTCGGCGCTCGCGAGGCCGGTGCCACCGACTTCCTCGTGCCCGCGCACAACTGCGCCGAGGCGAAGACCGCCGCGCCCGACGGCCTGAACCTGATCAAGGTGGCCACGCTGGACGAAGCGATCGCGCAGCTCGAGAACCTCAAGGCGGGACGGCCCACCGCCTCCTGCTGA
- a CDS encoding PPA1309 family protein, with product MAPSEQQGVAGLAREVEEFVASGGWDQPPQLFALVPTAALLDEQPELAGQLDPSAPLTPVAQESLPDGDLGEALAQIAWPDLVLGCALAQEIIVLPPDAEAELPAEPETDAERLRQAAADHPRRTEARLVAAVLRDGSGACVMRLRGAGQAEEPGDVPVDEIIENPELAPNLLEALRATLQP from the coding sequence ATGGCACCGAGTGAGCAGCAGGGTGTGGCCGGCCTGGCCCGCGAAGTCGAGGAGTTCGTCGCCTCCGGAGGATGGGATCAGCCGCCGCAGTTGTTCGCGCTGGTCCCGACCGCCGCACTGCTGGACGAACAGCCCGAACTGGCCGGGCAACTCGACCCGTCGGCCCCGCTGACGCCGGTCGCCCAGGAATCCCTGCCGGATGGCGACCTCGGGGAAGCGCTGGCGCAGATCGCGTGGCCCGATCTGGTGCTGGGCTGCGCGCTCGCGCAGGAGATCATCGTGCTGCCGCCGGACGCCGAGGCCGAACTTCCGGCCGAGCCCGAGACCGATGCCGAACGCCTTCGCCAAGCGGCCGCCGACCACCCGCGCCGCACCGAAGCCCGGCTCGTGGCCGCGGTACTGCGGGACGGTTCCGGAGCGTGCGTCATGCGGCTTCGCGGTGCCGGACAGGCCGAAGAACCCGGTGACGTCCCAGTCGACGAAATCATCGAGAACCCGGAGCTGGCCCCTAACCTGCTCGAAGCCCTGAGGGCAACCTTGCAGCCCTGA
- a CDS encoding UPF0182 family protein: protein MATRPPVSLPKLSRRSRILLIIAAVVILALLLGARLLDTYVDWLWFGEVGARTVFSTVLITRVILFFAVGLLVGGALAISLMIAYRSRPVFVPISGNDDPLARYRSAIVGRIRLFGIGIPVLTGLIAGASAQSDWQVVQLFLNGTPFGQTDPEFGNDVGFYAFDLPFYNWLLGWLFIAVVIAFFGALISHYVFGGIRLAGKGGQLAGPTRAQLAITIGIFVLLKAVEYYFDRYNLLLSDRGLPLFVGATYTDLNAVLPAKLILLCISVICAVAFFAGAFLRNLQLPAIALVLLILSNVLVGVAWPAVLDQFSVRPNANEKESASIQRNMDATRQAFGLTNVEYKDYTGKSEATSAEIKADKGTVPNIRLLDPNVLSDTFTQRVGRENFYGFPSKLDIDRYTLNGVTQDYIVAAKEIKTEGLTGNQTNWINKHLVYTHGNGFVAAPANTIDRALKDANSDGGYPIATTSDTQNPAGAGSTDPTKPGIKVDEPRIYYGELASDAAYAIVGGTAGQAPGEYDTAVDRAYIYKGSGGVPIDNWFNRLVFAAEYGERNILFSDAIGDGSKIMFNREPRERVAKAAPWLTLDGDPYPAVVNGKIIWIVDGYTTMNNFPYAQQTQLGQATNDSLSGTTRQANSSINYIRNSVKATVDAFDGTVTLYGVEDNEPVLNAWKKVFPGLVKPSSEISPDLRSHFRYPEDLFKVQRELLSKYHVNNPAEFYAQQAFWSVPQDPTQEGGVNASASGIANQPGYYVLATAPGDTRSRFQLTSSLTGLQRQYLAAWMSVSSDPEDYGRMRVLRLPTGASGSTQVDGPVQVQNRFQSDPRVAQDRTLFNNPNVTVTYGNLITLPVANGFLYVEPVYIRQRNQLSYPQLARVLVSYGTKIGFAPTLNEALDQVFGAGTGSGVTPPQTGGTPGPTTPQPPGTTTPQPPAGGNPALDKAAGDMHDAWIKFRAAQQSGNYADQGTALAALEAASKAYESAKASPPASGAPPTSGQPGG, encoded by the coding sequence GTGGCCACTCGGCCCCCCGTGAGCCTGCCGAAGCTGTCCCGGCGCAGCCGGATACTGCTCATCATCGCCGCCGTAGTCATCCTTGCCCTGCTGCTGGGCGCGAGACTGCTCGACACCTATGTCGACTGGTTGTGGTTCGGCGAAGTCGGCGCTCGCACCGTGTTCAGCACGGTGTTGATCACCCGTGTCATCTTGTTCTTCGCCGTAGGGCTCTTGGTGGGAGGCGCGCTCGCGATCAGTTTGATGATCGCGTACCGGAGCAGGCCGGTCTTCGTGCCGATTTCCGGCAACGACGATCCGCTCGCGCGCTACCGGTCCGCGATCGTCGGCCGGATCCGCCTGTTCGGCATCGGCATTCCGGTGCTCACCGGGCTCATCGCCGGTGCGTCCGCGCAGAGCGACTGGCAGGTCGTGCAGCTGTTCTTGAACGGCACGCCGTTCGGCCAGACCGATCCCGAGTTCGGCAACGACGTCGGCTTCTACGCCTTCGACCTGCCGTTCTACAACTGGCTCCTGGGCTGGCTGTTCATCGCGGTCGTCATCGCGTTCTTCGGCGCGCTGATCTCGCACTACGTCTTCGGCGGCATCCGGCTCGCGGGCAAGGGCGGTCAGCTCGCCGGCCCGACCCGCGCCCAGCTCGCCATCACCATCGGCATCTTCGTGCTGCTGAAGGCGGTCGAGTACTACTTCGACCGCTACAACCTGCTGCTCTCCGACCGGGGATTGCCGCTGTTCGTCGGTGCGACCTACACCGACCTGAACGCGGTCCTGCCCGCGAAGCTGATCCTCCTGTGCATCTCGGTGATCTGCGCCGTCGCGTTCTTCGCCGGGGCGTTCCTGCGCAACCTGCAGCTCCCCGCGATCGCGCTGGTGCTGCTGATCCTGTCGAACGTGCTCGTCGGTGTCGCGTGGCCCGCGGTGCTCGACCAGTTCTCGGTGCGTCCCAACGCGAACGAGAAGGAATCCGCGTCGATCCAGCGCAACATGGACGCGACGCGCCAGGCGTTCGGCCTGACCAACGTCGAGTACAAGGACTACACCGGCAAGTCCGAGGCGACCTCCGCGGAGATCAAGGCGGACAAGGGGACCGTCCCGAACATCCGGCTCCTCGACCCGAACGTCCTCAGCGACACCTTCACCCAGCGCGTCGGCCGTGAAAACTTCTACGGCTTCCCGTCCAAGCTGGACATCGACCGCTACACCCTCAACGGGGTCACGCAGGACTACATCGTCGCGGCCAAGGAGATCAAGACCGAGGGCCTCACCGGCAACCAGACGAACTGGATCAACAAGCACCTCGTCTACACGCACGGAAACGGTTTCGTCGCCGCACCGGCCAACACGATCGACCGCGCGCTGAAGGACGCCAACTCCGACGGCGGCTACCCGATCGCGACCACCAGCGACACCCAGAACCCGGCGGGCGCGGGCTCGACCGACCCGACCAAGCCGGGCATCAAGGTGGACGAGCCCCGCATCTACTACGGCGAGCTCGCGAGCGACGCCGCGTACGCGATCGTCGGTGGCACGGCCGGACAGGCGCCTGGCGAATACGACACCGCCGTCGACCGCGCCTACATCTACAAGGGCTCCGGCGGCGTGCCGATCGACAACTGGTTCAACCGGCTCGTCTTCGCCGCCGAATACGGGGAACGGAACATCCTCTTCTCCGACGCCATCGGCGACGGATCCAAGATCATGTTCAACCGCGAGCCGCGGGAACGCGTCGCCAAGGCCGCTCCGTGGCTGACCCTCGACGGTGACCCGTACCCGGCGGTCGTCAACGGCAAGATCATCTGGATCGTCGACGGCTACACGACGATGAACAACTTCCCGTACGCCCAGCAGACCCAGCTCGGGCAGGCGACCAACGACTCGCTCAGCGGCACCACCCGCCAGGCGAACTCCTCGATCAACTACATCCGCAACTCGGTCAAGGCCACCGTCGACGCGTTCGACGGCACCGTGACCCTGTACGGGGTCGAGGACAACGAGCCGGTGCTGAACGCCTGGAAGAAGGTCTTCCCGGGCCTGGTCAAGCCGAGCAGTGAGATCTCCCCGGACCTGCGGTCGCACTTCCGCTATCCCGAAGACCTCTTCAAGGTGCAGCGGGAACTCCTGTCGAAGTACCACGTGAACAACCCCGCCGAGTTCTACGCTCAGCAGGCCTTCTGGAGTGTTCCGCAGGATCCGACGCAGGAAGGCGGCGTGAACGCGTCCGCCTCCGGCATCGCCAACCAGCCCGGTTACTACGTCCTGGCCACCGCGCCGGGCGACACCAGGTCGCGGTTCCAGCTCACCAGCTCGCTCACCGGTCTCCAACGTCAGTACCTGGCGGCCTGGATGTCGGTGTCCTCGGATCCCGAAGACTACGGGCGGATGAGGGTGCTGAGACTGCCCACGGGGGCGAGTGGGTCGACCCAGGTCGACGGCCCCGTCCAGGTCCAGAACAGATTCCAGAGTGACCCGCGGGTCGCGCAGGACCGGACGCTCTTCAACAACCCGAACGTCACGGTCACCTACGGAAACCTGATCACGCTGCCCGTCGCCAACGGCTTCCTGTACGTGGAACCGGTCTACATCCGGCAACGGAACCAGCTGAGCTATCCGCAGCTGGCCCGCGTCCTCGTCTCCTACGGCACCAAGATCGGCTTCGCACCGACGCTCAACGAAGCCCTCGATCAGGTCTTCGGCGCTGGTACGGGTTCCGGTGTCACACCGCCTCAGACCGGCGGCACCCCAGGACCCACGACGCCGCAACCGCCGGGCACGACGACACCGCAGCCGCCTGCCGGCGGCAACCCGGCGCTCGACAAGGCCGCGGGCGACATGCACGACGCCTGGATCAAGTTCCGCGCCGCCCAGCAGTCCGGCAATTACGCCGACCAGGGAACTGCCCTGGCCGCACTCGAAGCCGCCTCCAAGGCCTACGAGTCGGCCAAGGCCAGCCCCCCGGCATCCGGTGCGCCGCCCACCTCCGGCCAGCCCGGAGGGTGA
- a CDS encoding FAD-dependent monooxygenase, with the protein MNNLGTDVIVAGAGPTGLMLANELALAGVDVVVLERDPRRTGLSKALNLQPRTAEMLELRGLLDGAEDRSYATVGDGHFAMIPVGYDGWGTRFPYQLGIPQAEIEEHLEERLAAQGTKVLRDSEVIGFVQDKDSVTVRYRTDGGENLLRAKFLVGCDGSRSVVRKGLGVDFPGVDGEGFGVVADVLFDKVPDGAQKQWRTMRNIGEPTGETTFKGLIPLGEPGLYRFTYGDRASRPADMRSAVSHDEVRQAVLDSYGASSTVAEIRWASRFSDAARQAAHYRAGRVLLAGDAAHIHFPAGGQGLNLGVQDAMNLGWKLAATVRGGAGDELLDTYEAERHPVGAQVLHNVAAQLGLTPRSHETRALRAFFADLVELPEVNRYLAGMVSGLGIRYTTYGTSHPALGSRLTDQDVTTATGPLRPSSLFHKGDFVLLTTTQDHIEAARAHSTRLTTQLVTQLPWPSTEAVLYRPDGYACWTAPTPAR; encoded by the coding sequence ATGAACAACCTGGGGACGGACGTGATCGTGGCCGGAGCGGGGCCGACCGGGCTGATGCTCGCCAACGAACTCGCGCTCGCCGGCGTCGACGTGGTGGTACTGGAACGGGATCCACGGCGGACCGGCCTGTCGAAAGCGCTGAACCTGCAGCCGCGTACTGCGGAAATGCTGGAACTACGGGGACTTCTGGACGGCGCCGAAGACCGCTCGTACGCCACTGTCGGTGACGGGCACTTCGCGATGATCCCCGTCGGCTACGACGGCTGGGGCACGCGATTCCCGTACCAGTTGGGGATTCCGCAGGCGGAGATCGAGGAGCACCTCGAGGAACGGCTTGCCGCACAAGGAACGAAGGTGCTGCGCGACAGCGAAGTAATCGGTTTCGTGCAGGACAAGGACTCTGTGACTGTCCGGTACCGAACAGACGGTGGTGAGAACTTGCTGCGCGCGAAGTTCCTCGTCGGCTGCGATGGATCTCGAAGTGTTGTACGCAAAGGACTCGGCGTGGACTTTCCCGGTGTGGACGGTGAAGGTTTCGGCGTGGTCGCGGATGTCCTGTTCGACAAAGTGCCTGACGGTGCGCAAAAACAGTGGCGAACGATGCGGAACATCGGTGAGCCGACCGGCGAAACGACGTTCAAAGGCCTGATTCCGTTGGGAGAACCGGGTCTTTACCGCTTCACGTACGGCGACAGGGCCTCGCGGCCTGCGGACATGCGGTCCGCCGTCTCGCACGACGAGGTCCGGCAGGCGGTGCTCGACTCGTACGGCGCCTCCTCGACGGTGGCGGAAATCCGGTGGGCGTCACGATTTTCCGACGCGGCCCGGCAAGCGGCGCACTACCGCGCCGGGCGGGTCCTGCTGGCGGGCGATGCCGCGCACATCCATTTCCCCGCGGGTGGTCAGGGGTTGAACCTGGGCGTACAGGACGCGATGAACCTGGGCTGGAAGCTCGCCGCGACGGTGCGCGGCGGGGCCGGTGACGAGCTGCTCGACACGTACGAGGCCGAACGGCACCCTGTCGGCGCTCAGGTGCTCCATAACGTCGCCGCGCAGTTAGGACTGACTCCGCGGTCTCACGAGACTCGCGCGCTTCGCGCCTTCTTCGCTGATCTGGTCGAGCTGCCCGAGGTGAACCGGTACCTGGCGGGCATGGTCTCCGGTCTCGGGATCCGCTACACGACCTATGGGACGTCGCATCCGGCGCTCGGCTCGCGGCTCACCGACCAGGACGTCACCACCGCGACCGGCCCGCTTCGCCCCAGCTCGCTCTTCCACAAGGGCGACTTCGTGCTCCTGACGACCACTCAGGACCACATCGAGGCCGCCCGCGCCCACTCCACACGGCTGACGACCCAGCTCGTCACACAGCTCCCCTGGCCCTCCACCGAGGCCGTCCTGTACCGCCCCGACGGCTACGCCTGCTGGACCGCCCCCACCCCCGCGCGATAG
- a CDS encoding TetR family transcriptional regulator, which produces MGLTRQDIVRAGLRLLNEVGLNGLTLRLIAQELGVKAPALYWHVKNKQELLDEMATLMYADAMPGRTPGVVGERESLELASRQMRRMMLAYRDGAKVFSGTFLTDDTLLTDNPLQPRVDAGLKQYLVGRALFTVYSYVIGFTIEEQAVYPVPGERDPRYDTTSTVWVFDEDVEGRFGDGLTMVLDGVFAWLDDKVSP; this is translated from the coding sequence GTGGGTCTGACCAGGCAGGACATCGTCCGCGCCGGGCTGCGGCTGCTCAACGAAGTCGGGCTCAACGGGCTCACGCTGCGCCTGATCGCGCAGGAACTGGGGGTCAAGGCGCCGGCGCTCTACTGGCATGTGAAGAACAAGCAGGAGCTGCTCGACGAGATGGCGACGCTGATGTACGCCGACGCCATGCCCGGTCGCACGCCGGGAGTCGTGGGAGAGCGGGAGTCTCTCGAATTGGCGTCACGGCAGATGCGCCGGATGATGCTCGCTTACCGTGACGGCGCGAAGGTCTTCTCCGGAACATTCCTGACCGACGACACCCTGCTCACCGACAATCCGTTGCAGCCTCGTGTCGACGCGGGACTGAAGCAGTACCTGGTCGGACGAGCGTTGTTCACCGTCTACAGCTACGTCATCGGCTTCACCATCGAAGAGCAGGCCGTTTACCCGGTGCCGGGCGAGCGGGACCCGCGTTATGACACGACGTCCACGGTCTGGGTCTTCGACGAGGACGTCGAGGGCAGGTTCGGCGACGGGCTGACGATGGTGCTCGACGGCGTCTTCGCTTGGCTGGATGACAAAGTTTCGCCATAA
- a CDS encoding PadR family transcriptional regulator has protein sequence MSELNATAAALLGLLHDGPATGGQLVAGAGERFGAFFSVTRSQVYRELPALSKEGLVRLGKQGPRSSQQYLITAAGKKAFKTWLSSEAGPDHLRSPLILRLVHAGSLTVKQRSTLLESARTSYTQQLDEAKAATKSADGPYAKAVAEFAQAQAKAALKLLDSIPQS, from the coding sequence GTGTCCGAATTGAATGCAACAGCCGCCGCACTGCTCGGTCTTCTCCACGACGGTCCCGCCACGGGCGGGCAACTGGTCGCGGGGGCGGGTGAGCGTTTCGGCGCCTTCTTCAGCGTGACCCGCAGCCAGGTGTACCGGGAGCTCCCCGCCTTGTCGAAGGAGGGCCTCGTCCGCCTCGGCAAGCAGGGCCCGCGGTCGAGCCAGCAGTACCTCATCACCGCGGCGGGCAAGAAGGCGTTCAAGACGTGGCTGTCCTCCGAAGCCGGTCCTGACCACCTCCGCAGCCCGCTGATCCTGCGTCTCGTGCACGCCGGTTCGCTGACGGTGAAGCAGCGCTCGACGCTGCTCGAGTCAGCGCGTACCAGCTACACCCAGCAGCTCGACGAAGCCAAGGCCGCCACCAAGAGCGCTGACGGTCCCTACGCCAAGGCAGTCGCCGAGTTCGCACAGGCGCAGGCGAAAGCGGCACTGAAACTGCTGGATTCCATCCCCCAGTCCTGA